ATGATGAAAAGCGAAGTCCTGGATATGATCAAGAAAGTCGACAATATGGTGATTACAGAAGAAGCCCTGCTCGCCCTGAGGTTATCAATGACTGGCGCCGAGAAGATAGATTTGGTAATGGGAGGAAACCTGATGATAATAGAGTATCTGATGGAGATCCCAAGTTAGAAGGGAGATCACCTGAGCGGCCAAAAGAGTCATCCAGTCCTCCAGTGGTTCGTCCTGTTAGAGAAATTTTGGGTGAGAATGTAATACCCCTTCGTGTAAGTGAACCTCCAAAAGCAAATAGCGACAGAACTGTCGATGGCCCTCAGACGCAGGTAGTTTCTACTATGTGCTAGGAAACACTATTCTAATGTTCTGGTCTAATTCacgaatcttttttttttcttttgatctgATCCCGCAAAAAGATAGGCTTTTCCTCTTACTTAACATCGAAGTGATTTATTTATGTCTTACCGTTATGCCTTTCTGAAATTCTTTCAAAAGCCTTAGTGTTAACATGATACCTTTTGCCACAATTAACCACTTGGCACGGTTCTCATTCCTTTTGAATTTgctttttctcctttcttttggTGATCTATTCAGAGTATTTATCCTACTTTTAATTGGACCTTATAATTCCCATCTATACGATAGTAGTTGAAAACCTTTTATTAGAACTACTTGGTAGCTTGTGCTGGACATGATTCTATGCCAGCTATAGTGATTGATATTCCATGCTGCCAATGATGATAATTTTCTGAGTTATAATGACTTGATTATGATTCCATGGTACTCTGCTGCTTCAACACTTTTGCGATGTTTGTTGTATGATTATTTATACCTTGAAGTTACATAAAGGAAATGAACTTACTGAAGGATTTCTACTAGCAGAGAACCGCGTCTTCTAGCAGCTTAGGACATTCCAGCGGTAATCCAGTAGAAGCCAAGTTGGAGACAACTGGtagcttaattgattttgatgctGATCCTGAACCTCCAGTAGCTCCTATGGTTACTCAGACACAACAAACTACCGCGACTCAATCCATTGTGCAGCCAACTTCTTCTACCAACGAGAACTGGGCCTCTTTCGATGTTTCCCCCCAGACAAATGTTTCTCAGACTTCTTCTAATGTGAACACTTTGGACTCTGTTCTTTCTCAATTGTCAGTTCCGGTATCTGTACCTGGTCATTTATCAGGAGTACCTAGTGGTGTTGGTGGTCAGTTGCCTGCTCATGCGGCCAATATGAATATGGCACCTTCCACTGCTGCATTTACGGGACAGATCCAAACAATACCTTTTGGTGCTGGTGCTCCTGCATCTGCACCAGTTGGCAATTTCTCAACATTGCCTCCTACTGGTCCTCTGGCGGCTGCTCCTGGACTAACGCATACAGTGCCTGTCAGCAGTGGCAGTTCCCAGATTGGTGTTAATAATGCTGGACAATGGCCTAATATGCAGCACCAACAGACTCATTTTTTCTCCACAGCTGGCGGTCAGACTAGCCAACAACTTAATGGAGCCTCGACCAGTCAGGTGTTTGTCTTCTAGTGTTCTTATATTTGcaatattttatgaataatcGACTTTTTGTTCACCTAATTTGATGTCATATCTTTTTGGCAGCCATGGAATTTTGCTCCTTCCCCGCATATGCAGGGGCCTCAAGCTGTCTCAAAACCTTTCCAGGATGTCACTTCTGCCATTGCATCACAGCGACCACCTACAGAAACAAAAGCAAGTGGAAGACAAGAACTACCTGCGGTAATTTCTTTTTAGACCAAGGACATTGTAGGTTTTTAGCTTTCTGCCGTGAGATAATTGTGTTAGCCTCTTCATCTTTGCAGGATCTATTTACTGCAACCTATCCTACCTATCCTGCACCTACACCAGGATGGCAAATGGCCCCGCCTCGTGGCATGGGGTTCACCATGCAATATCATACTGCAGCGGTACTATTACATTCCTAGAAAAACTAGATTCACAAGATCATTCTTGCTTTACTAAACCGCATGTCTAGTTTACTTATGAATCACTTATAGTTGTCCATACATTTTGGTGTTACAGCCACTGTCTGCTTTTCCACAGTTATCAAGGTCGATAAACCCATTTGATCTTGGTGGTGAAGCACCTCGGGCTCAAACGCAAACAGTACGTTATTCACTTCTTTTCGAACTATTTTACTGCTTGTGCCAGACTGATTTGATCCTGCTTGGGTTTAAGGACTGTTGTATGGCAGTTTATAATGCTGCCATGCTTGTTTTGTGTGTTTGACTCTGTAGATCATAGTTTACTAAACTGGATTTTCTGGTTGATTATTTGGAATATATGCGATCAACTTATCAAATAACTACACTTCCAAACCTACTCTCCCTTGTTGAAATCCCAATAATTTTCCCTCGAACTTATTGCTTGTGGTGCAGCCCCTTTCTATGGCTTCCTTACAAGGTGCCCTACCAAATTTGCCACCTGCTTCTGGCCTATTACGCACTTCAAGCCGCGGTACACCATCATCAGCATGGATGCCATCTCAATCTTTACCTTATGCGTCGGGAATGCCATCGCAGTCACTGCCCTATGCTTCAGCATTGCCACAAAGTAAACCATTTTCATTCCTCCttttggtaaaagtaccatggaagcCCCTGTACTAGGAGTCGAGTTGCATTTTGCCTCTACTCAAAAATGGGCAAACTAGTCCTTgcacattagattaaagagcaaattggtctttcctttcatccatttgtactgttaaaacTGATGTGGTTGATGGAATAACCAGACAGTGACATGTGACGTGTCATGTATACTTCATGATGACATACAAGAATCAATTTTTAACAAcagaaatggatgaaatatttaacaaaagaGATCAATTTGCAGTTCGATAGAttaatttgtcaattttttgagtagaggagATAAAATGCAATGGTACTTTtacttccttttatttatttcgttCCCTTTAATGTTCTGAACTCTACAAAACTTTACAGGGCCATACTTGGGAGCTCAATTGCCCGATAACTTGCCGTCGTCGAGGTAAATCGTTTCTCATTTCTCATAGAATgaattctcttttattttgtgTGAACCAACCGAGTTAAACTCCGCCGTCCCAAACATTACCCTTTTTTCCATTCTTTGATTTGCAGCCATCAAGCCGGAGGCATTGGCAGCGAATCATCCTACGGTTTCATAACTACTGACCAACACGTGGCCGGTAGATTCTCGGCACCGGCT
The Gossypium raimondii isolate GPD5lz chromosome 8, ASM2569854v1, whole genome shotgun sequence DNA segment above includes these coding regions:
- the LOC105792886 gene encoding probable ADP-ribosylation factor GTPase-activating protein AGD14 isoform X4, which produces MASRVKEDERNERIIRGLLKQPENRRCINCNSLGPQYVCTNFWTFVCTTCSGIHREFTHRVKSVSMAKFTSQEVTALQEGGNQRAREIYMKEWDPQRNSGPDSSNVERLRDFIKHVYEDRRYSGERNYDKPPRGKMGDKEDVYGSRRADGYRGGSRSPPYEDTYDRRYGDRSSPGGRNDDRNSRYGYDEKRSPGYDQESRQYGDYRRSPARPEVINDWRREDRFGNGRKPDDNRVSDGDPKLEGRSPERPKESSSPPVVRPVREILGENVIPLRVSEPPKANSDRTVDGPQTQRTASSSSLGHSSGNPVEAKLETTGSLIDFDADPEPPVAPMVTQTQQTTATQSIVQPTSSTNENWASFDVSPQTNVSQTSSNVNTLDSVLSQLSVPVSVPGHLSGVPSGVGGQLPAHAANMNMAPSTAAFTGQIQTIPFGAGAPASAPVGNFSTLPPTGPLAAAPGLTHTVPVSSGSSQIGVNNAGQWPNMQHQQTHFFSTAGGQTSQQLNGASTSQPWNFAPSPHMQGPQAVSKPFQDVTSAIASQRPPTETKASGRQELPADLFTATYPTYPAPTPGWQMAPPRGMGFTMQYHTAALSRSINPFDLGGEAPRAQTQTGHTWELNCPITCRRRAIKPEALAANHPTVS
- the LOC105792886 gene encoding probable ADP-ribosylation factor GTPase-activating protein AGD14 isoform X3, coding for MASRVKEDERNERIIRGLLKQPENRRCINCNSLGPQYVCTNFWTFVCTTCSGIHREFTHRVKSVSMAKFTSQEVTALQEGGNQRAREIYMKEWDPQRNSGPDSSNVERLRDFIKHVYEDRRYSGERNYDKPPRGKMGDKEDVYGSRRADGYRGGSRSPPYEDTYDRRYGDRSSPGGRNDDRNSRYGYDEKRSPGYDQESRQYGDYRRSPARPEVINDWRREDRFGNGRKPDDNRVSDGDPKLEGRSPERPKESSSPPVVRPVREILGENVIPLRVSEPPKANSDRTVDGPQTQRTASSSSLGHSSGNPVEAKLETTGSLIDFDADPEPPVAPMVTQTQQTTATQSIVQPTSSTNENWASFDVSPQTNVSQTSSNVNTLDSVLSQLSVPVSVPGHLSGVPSGVGGQLPAHAANMNMAPSTAAFTGQIQTIPFGAGAPASAPVGNFSTLPPTGPLAAAPGLTHTVPVSSGSSQIGVNNAGQWPNMQHQQTHFFSTAGGQTSQQLNGASTSQPWNFAPSPHMQGPQAVSKPFQDVTSAIASQRPPTETKASGRQELPADLFTATYPTYPAPTPGWQMAPPRGMGFTMQYHTAAPLSAFPQLSRSINPFDLGGEAPRAQTQTGHTWELNCPITCRRRAIKPEALAANHPTVS
- the LOC105792886 gene encoding probable ADP-ribosylation factor GTPase-activating protein AGD14 isoform X1; the encoded protein is MASRVKEDERNERIIRGLLKQPENRRCINCNSLGPQYVCTNFWTFVCTTCSGIHREFTHRVKSVSMAKFTSQEVTALQEGGNQRAREIYMKEWDPQRNSGPDSSNVERLRDFIKHVYEDRRYSGERNYDKPPRGKMGDKEDVYGSRRADGYRGGSRSPPYEDTYDRRYGDRSSPGGRNDDRNSRYGYDEKRSPGYDQESRQYGDYRRSPARPEVINDWRREDRFGNGRKPDDNRVSDGDPKLEGRSPERPKESSSPPVVRPVREILGENVIPLRVSEPPKANSDRTVDGPQTQRTASSSSLGHSSGNPVEAKLETTGSLIDFDADPEPPVAPMVTQTQQTTATQSIVQPTSSTNENWASFDVSPQTNVSQTSSNVNTLDSVLSQLSVPVSVPGHLSGVPSGVGGQLPAHAANMNMAPSTAAFTGQIQTIPFGAGAPASAPVGNFSTLPPTGPLAAAPGLTHTVPVSSGSSQIGVNNAGQWPNMQHQQTHFFSTAGGQTSQQLNGASTSQPWNFAPSPHMQGPQAVSKPFQDVTSAIASQRPPTETKASGRQELPADLFTATYPTYPAPTPGWQMAPPRGMGFTMQYHTAAPLSAFPQLSRSINPFDLGGEAPRAQTQTPLSMASLQGALPNLPPASGLLRTSSRGTPSSAWMPSQSLPYASGMPSQSLPYASALPQRPYLGAQLPDNLPSSSHQAGGIGSESSYGFITTDQHVAGRFSAPATPQPFSSVGGGNPFG
- the LOC105792886 gene encoding probable ADP-ribosylation factor GTPase-activating protein AGD14 isoform X2 — protein: MASRVKEDERNERIIRGLLKQPENRRCINCNSLGPQYVCTNFWTFVCTTCSGIHREFTHRVKSVSMAKFTSQEVTALQEGGNQRAREIYMKEWDPQRNSGPDSSNVERLRDFIKHVYEDRRYSGERNYDKPPRGKMGDKEDVYGSRRADGYRGGSRSPPYEDTYDRRYGDRSSPGGRNDDRNSRYGYDEKRSPGYDQESRQYGDYRRSPARPEVINDWRREDRFGNGRKPDDNRVSDGDPKLEGRSPERPKESSSPPVVRPVREILGENVIPLRVSEPPKANSDRTVDGPQTQRTASSSSLGHSSGNPVEAKLETTGSLIDFDADPEPPVAPMVTQTQQTTATQSIVQPTSSTNENWASFDVSPQTNVSQTSSNVNTLDSVLSQLSVPVSVPGHLSGVPSGVGGQLPAHAANMNMAPSTAAFTGQIQTIPFGAGAPASAPVGNFSTLPPTGPLAAAPGLTHTVPVSSGSSQIGVNNAGQWPNMQHQQTHFFSTAGGQTSQQLNGASTSQPWNFAPSPHMQGPQAVSKPFQDVTSAIASQRPPTETKASGRQELPADLFTATYPTYPAPTPGWQMAPPRGMGFTMQYHTAALSRSINPFDLGGEAPRAQTQTPLSMASLQGALPNLPPASGLLRTSSRGTPSSAWMPSQSLPYASGMPSQSLPYASALPQRPYLGAQLPDNLPSSSHQAGGIGSESSYGFITTDQHVAGRFSAPATPQPFSSVGGGNPFG